The following proteins are encoded in a genomic region of Chaetodon auriga isolate fChaAug3 chromosome 8, fChaAug3.hap1, whole genome shotgun sequence:
- the cep162 gene encoding centrosomal protein of 162 kDa isoform X3 — protein sequence MSHRLTKEELDEQFELFLKESISDDSVDLGGTDKQPSAKSSWKSAQKPTVSWWEDDDHSVRGTQTGMAKSRFIKTKKSQPENNDVVSAEPSHKPIPKPRSKALDKPLQLDENHKDRASEVPQTVERHRAPPDDSRSDSMSSSTHENLQCVSGETSHDETHSNDSPPASTDSQGQGDSEDGLLGSGKTFRKSFRKSQSIREEEEDPGDAGLKEEEQEAAAVIRDSAEIEDSVMVPAANTTNIGLDTLEEEEEKARFFAQLEEGASATIDYSKLNRELDSTSSTIGTSLRKAEEAVEQSDDDQRKARVTEPVRESPAYTGSPHYSEDFEEEENGKEPREEKSKMSPVLAKVSLYDSLDDNSGDNRRKDTAGSLDRGQSYVQSGGSEMDALHEAYRQIHAVEDSDDHHHHYLSLEGRGAINRPVSPSSPPQHARLSLQPASTNESELPTAEELMRPIRPEEDHMRGFTLQPVSAVVDQEKKPHLLERTFPDVTSPESQLKPPGEADPIAGIKGARRLRSPDSPNLNLTWSIRQEVERLMQDQDKYSPSTSSQAGKVKKQLASHGSTVSHHSTSSVRKPTVAPVRGRRGVEGGTAVISRSAGLSRATATTRAQPSISRPLQHPQKRNKSTKSQEKDDNTADPGLKVSSELVASVQSLVTVLQQQMITSSPQDATDTQEARLTHDLPKDNTVEDSSLVKALRVQLDHKERELQVMKEGAEELQSLRQQNYVLQSKLRSAEEASEKKRWAEATDSAREERLQQMDKEIREQEVLLKGYQQENEKLYLQMKAQQAKSKANEEVMFNENQRLLNELAFTREKLNKTSKPVGNVCLMDHTQRITDLLAQINTFQSNEATLSEDIRRLKQEKQALDVDLQLMKKERDLAKAQAMSASGDKTFEMRVLEDKHREEVTALKKKLQWFAENQELLDRDAGRLKAATAEIQQLKEQVEKLKMDVGKRSSEQQRKAKERTVDTKKMQDLERQVKELEQVLRHRNPNSLPALIYAAATAGSPEDMDAAKTSPPSRINALLERRIQRLEAELESHDEEAKRSLRAMEQQFHRIKLRYEHQISQLEQQLEAANSAPGTEPWMSQVRSLEEELQRVKETQQEKEKVHQDQIESLQQQLKQKAHPSPGRHQRQAEAAFGVRIERLNQELSAKTRSIQELNRTVERLQKERRNMLSVPNIRPETRSAETRVQPGPAKALASVTAGETCGEKGTFPAAHYEKTYQPTVFTGSHISEVLQENEALKQHVELLELQSQQDKEALKADAVHAKEELCRLQEQSAEQLSAIKAEHFRVLDQLRATHALEHSSSKVAELANKLNTQEVVVKHLKDQLKELQGAKEALTISRTREDALQKQLTRLLKELKEAKEAQSPEVKLLCSLERKILSMELRHQDREKELQQVIGGSWQALDADQQSNRHRAEVEHWKRLAQDKSRELEAFRLELDSILDILRHLQRQGVVLPITAPPTQRRYDVCQ from the exons TCCATCTCAGATGACTCTGTGGATTTGGGCGGCACTGACAAGCAGCCCAGTGCTAAAAGCAGTTGGAAGTCAGCACAGAAACCAACAGTGTCTTGGTGGGAAGATGATGACCACAGCGTTCGGGGAACACAGACAG GGATGGCCAAAAGCAGATTTATCAAAACCAAGAAATCTCAGCCTGAGAACAACGATG TTGTCAGTGCTGAGCCTTCTCATAAGCCGATCCCCAAACCTCGCAGCAAAGCTCTGGATAAACCACTTCAGTTGGACGAGAACCACAAAGATAGAGCTTCGGAGGTTCCGCAGACtgtggagagacacagagctcCACCTGATGACTCGCGCTCTGACAGCATGAGCAGTTCCACTCATGAAAACCTCCAGTGTGTGTCAGGAGAGACGAGCCATGATGAGACACACTCTAATGATTCTCCACCAGCCAGCACTGATAGTCAAGGCCAGGGGGACAGTGAAGATG gaCTGCTGGGATCTGGGAAGACTTTCAGGAAGTCTTTTAGGAAGTCTCAGTCTATtcgggaggaggaggaggatccaGGAGATGCTGGTTTgaaggaagaagagcaggaagcagctgctgtcatcagAGACAGTGCTGAGATAGAGG ACTCAGTGATGGTACCAGCCGCAAACACTACCAACATTGGTTTGGACactctggaggaagaagaggaaaaagccAGATTCTTTGCCCAGCTCGAGGAAGGAGCCTCAGCAACTATAGATTACTCCAAGCTGAACAGGGAGCTGGACTCAACAAGTTCTACCATCGGAACAAGCCTCAG GAAAGCTGAGGAAGCAGTGGAACAGAGTGATGATGATCAGAGAAAGGCCAGAGTCACAGAGCCTGTCAGAGAGTCTCCAG CTTATACAGGCTCTCCACACTACAGTGAAGAttttgaggaagaggagaatggAAAAGAGCCACGGGAGGAG AAGTCTAAAATGTCTCCAGTTCTTGCCAAAG TTTCCCTCTATGATTCCCTGGATGACAACAGTGGAGACAACAGAAGGAAGGACACAGCAGGATCACTGGACAGAG GCCAGTCATATGTGCAGAGTGGGGGCTCAGAGATGGATGCTCTTCATGAGGCCTACAGACAGATCCACGCTGTGGAAGATTCAGATGACCATCATCACCATTATTTATCTCTGGAAGGGAGGGGGGCGATCAACAGACCTGTGTCTCCATCATCCCCCCCTCAGCATGCCAGACTGTCTCTTCAACCTGCTTCTACCAATGAGTCAG agCTCCCCACAGCAGAAGAGTTAATGAGACCCATCCGGCCAGAGGAGGACCATATGAGAGGCTTCACTCTCCAGCCTGTCAG TGCTGTAGTTGACCAAGAAAAGAAACCCCACTTATTGGAAAGGACTTTCCCAGATGTGACATCTCCAGAGTCACAACTGAAGCCACCAGGAGAGGCTGACCCCATTGCAGGGATAAAGGGAGCCAGGAGATTAAGGTCCCCAGACTCTCCCAACCTCAACCTGACATGGAgcatcagacaggaagtagagagGCTGATGCAGGATCAGGACAAATACTCGCCTTCCACATCCTCTCAGGCTGGCAAAGTTAAGAAACAACTG gccTCCCATGGCTCCACTGTTTCTCATCACTCTACATCTTCAGTGAGGAAACCCACTGTGGCTCCTGtgagaggcaggagaggagtggaggggggGACAGCAGTGATCAGCAGGTCAGCAGGACTCAGCAGAGCGACTGCAACCACCAGAGCCCAGCCTTCGATCTCCCGTCCTCTGCAGCAtccacagaaaagaaacaaatccACAAAGAGCCAAGAAAAGGATGACAACACAG CAGATCCAGGTCTAAAGGTGAGCAGTGAGCTGGTGGCATCTGTTCAGTCCTTAGTTACTGTCCTTCAACAGCAGATGATCACCAGCAGTCCTCAAGAtgctacagacacacaagaagCCAGACTGACGCATGATCTTCCAAAGGACAAT acagtggaggacagcTCTCTGGTGAAGGCGCTGAGAGTCCAGCTGGATCACAAAGAGAGGGAGCTGCAGGTGATGAAGGAAGGAGCAGAAGAGCTCCAGTCACTCAGACAACAAAACTACGTACTGCAGAGCAag CTGCGAAGTGCAGAAGAAGCCAGTGAGAAGAAGAGATGGGCTGAGGCCACTGACTCTGCTCGAGAGGAAAGACTTCAGCAGATGGATAAAGaaatcagagagcaggaggtgCTCCTGAAGGGTTACCAGCAG GAGAATGAGaagctgtatttgcaaatgaaGGCTCAGCAGGCCAAGAGTAAGGCCAATGAGGAGGTCATGTTTAATGAAAACCAGAGGCTGCTGAATGAGCTGGCTTTCACCAG GGAGAAGTTGAATAAAACCTCTAAGCCTGTGGGGAATGTCTGCTTAATGGATCACACTCAACGTATAACAGACTTGTTAGctcaaataaatacatttcag AGCAATGAGGCCACGCTGTCTGAGGACATTCGCAGACTGAAGCAAGAAAAGCAGGCTCTGGACGTAGACCTGCAGCtaatgaagaaagagagagacctAGCTAAAGCTCAGGCCATGTCTGCCTCAG GTGACAAGACTTTTGAGATGCGGGTATTAGAGGACaagcacagagaggaagtgacagCGCTGAAAAAGAAGCTGCAGTGGTTTGCTGAGaaccaggagctgctggacaGAGACGCAGGCAGACTGAAGGCTGCTACAGCTGAGATACAGCAGCTCAAAGAGCAG GTCGAGAAGCTGAAAATGGATGTGGGCAAAAGAAGCAGTGAGCAGCAAAGAAAGGCCAAagagagaacagtggacactAAAAAGATGCAGGACCTGGAGCGACAG GTCAAGGAGCTGGAGCAGGTACTAAGACATAGAAACCCAAACTCCCTGCCTGCTCTGATCTAcgctgcagccacagctggcAGTCCAGAGGATATGGACGCTGCCAAGACGTCCCCACCCAGCAGGATCAATGCCCTGCTGGAGCGCAGGATTCAGCGTCTGGAGGCCGAGCTGGAGAGTCACGATGAGGAGGCCAAGCGCAGCCTGCGGGCCATGGAACAGCAGTTCCACCGGATCAAG CTCCGTTACGAGCATCAGATCtcacagctggagcagcagctggaagcAGCAAATTCAGCACCTGGGACCGAGCCGTGGATGTCACAGGTTCGATCGCtggaggaagagctgcagcGTGTGAAGGAAACccagcaggagaaagagaaagtccACCAGGACCAGATCGagtctctccagcagcagctcaaacaaAAG GCCCACCCAAGTCCAGGTCGACACCAGCGTCAGGCCGAGGCCGCATTTGGCGTCCGAATCGAGCGGCTGAACCAAGAGCTCAGTGCCAAGACACGAAGCATTCAGGAGCTGAACCGCACTGTGGAGAGActgcagaaggagaggaggaacatgcTGTCTGTCCCCAACATAAGACCAGAAACCCGTTCTGCAGAGACCAGAGTGCAGCCAGGCCCAGCCAAAGCACTGGCTTCTGTTACTGCAGGAGAAACGTGTGGAGAGAAAGGAACGTTTCCAGCTGCTCATTACGAGAAGACCTACCAGCCCACTGTCTTCACAG GCAGTCATATCTCAGAGGTTCTGCAGGAGAACGAGGCTCTGAAGCAGCacgtggagctgctggagctgcagagtcagcaGGACAAGGAGGCATTAAAGGCTGATGCAGTACACGCCAAGGAGGAGCTGTGCAG GCTACAGGAGCAGTCCGCAGAGCAGCTGTCTGCTATAAAAGCAGAACACTTCAGGGTGTTAGACCAGCTGCGTGCCACCCATGCCCTGGAACACTCGTCCTCAAAGGTTGCTGAACTAGCCAATAAACTCAACACTCAGGAG GTCGTGGTGAAGCATTTGAAAGACCAGCTGAAAGAGCTGCAGGGAGCTAAAGAGGCTCTGACAATATCCAGGACCCGAGAGGACGCGCTGCAAAAGCAG CTGACCAGACTGCTGAAAGAGCTGAAGGAAGCTAAAGAAGCTCAGAGCCCAGAGGTGAAACTCCTGTGTAGCCTGGAGAGGAAGATCCTCAGCATGGAGCTCAGACACCAGGACCGAgagaaagagctgcagcag GTGATTGGGGGGTCATGGCAGGCATTAGATGCTGATCAGCAGTctaacagacacagagcagaggtggagcaCTGGAAGCGTCTGGCTCAGGAcaagagcagagagctggaggctTTCCGTCTGGAGCTGGACTCCATCCTGGACATCCTGAGACATCTCCAAAGACAGGGAGTGGTCCTGCCCATCACAGCCCCGCCTACCCAGAGACGTTAtgatgtgtgtcagtga
- the cep162 gene encoding centrosomal protein of 162 kDa isoform X2, whose protein sequence is MSHRLTKEELDEQFELFLKESISDDSVDLGGTDKQPSAKSSWKSAQKPTVSWWEDDDHSVRGTQTAGMAKSRFIKTKKSQPENNDVVSAEPSHKPIPKPRSKALDKPLQLDENHKDRASEVPQTVERHRAPPDDSRSDSMSSSTHENLQCVSGETSHDETHSNDSPPASTDSQGQGDSEDGLLGSGKTFRKSFRKSQSIREEEEDPGDAGLKEEEQEAAAVIRDSAEIEDSVMVPAANTTNIGLDTLEEEEEKARFFAQLEEGASATIDYSKLNRELDSTSSTIGTSLRKAEEAVEQSDDDQRKARVTEPVRESPAYTGSPHYSEDFEEEENGKEPREEKSKMSPVLAKVSLYDSLDDNSGDNRRKDTAGSLDRGQSYVQSGGSEMDALHEAYRQIHAVEDSDDHHHHYLSLEGRGAINRPVSPSSPPQHARLSLQPASTNESELPTAEELMRPIRPEEDHMRGFTLQPVSAVVDQEKKPHLLERTFPDVTSPESQLKPPGEADPIAGIKGARRLRSPDSPNLNLTWSIRQEVERLMQDQDKYSPSTSSQAGKVKKQLASHGSTVSHHSTSSVRKPTVAPVRGRRGVEGGTAVISRSAGLSRATATTRAQPSISRPLQHPQKRNKSTKSQEKDDNTDPGLKVSSELVASVQSLVTVLQQQMITSSPQDATDTQEARLTHDLPKDNTVEDSSLVKALRVQLDHKERELQVMKEGAEELQSLRQQNYVLQSKLRSAEEASEKKRWAEATDSAREERLQQMDKEIREQEVLLKGYQQENEKLYLQMKAQQAKSKANEEVMFNENQRLLNELAFTREKLNKTSKPVGNVCLMDHTQRITDLLAQINTFQSNEATLSEDIRRLKQEKQALDVDLQLMKKERDLAKAQAMSASGDKTFEMRVLEDKHREEVTALKKKLQWFAENQELLDRDAGRLKAATAEIQQLKEQVEKLKMDVGKRSSEQQRKAKERTVDTKKMQDLERQVKELEQVLRHRNPNSLPALIYAAATAGSPEDMDAAKTSPPSRINALLERRIQRLEAELESHDEEAKRSLRAMEQQFHRIKLRYEHQISQLEQQLEAANSAPGTEPWMSQVRSLEEELQRVKETQQEKEKVHQDQIESLQQQLKQKAHPSPGRHQRQAEAAFGVRIERLNQELSAKTRSIQELNRTVERLQKERRNMLSVPNIRPETRSAETRVQPGPAKALASVTAGETCGEKGTFPAAHYEKTYQPTVFTGSHISEVLQENEALKQHVELLELQSQQDKEALKADAVHAKEELCRLQEQSAEQLSAIKAEHFRVLDQLRATHALEHSSSKVAELANKLNTQEVVVKHLKDQLKELQGAKEALTISRTREDALQKQLTRLLKELKEAKEAQSPEVKLLCSLERKILSMELRHQDREKELQQVIGGSWQALDADQQSNRHRAEVEHWKRLAQDKSRELEAFRLELDSILDILRHLQRQGVVLPITAPPTQRRYDVCQ, encoded by the exons TCCATCTCAGATGACTCTGTGGATTTGGGCGGCACTGACAAGCAGCCCAGTGCTAAAAGCAGTTGGAAGTCAGCACAGAAACCAACAGTGTCTTGGTGGGAAGATGATGACCACAGCGTTCGGGGAACACAGACAG CAGGGATGGCCAAAAGCAGATTTATCAAAACCAAGAAATCTCAGCCTGAGAACAACGATG TTGTCAGTGCTGAGCCTTCTCATAAGCCGATCCCCAAACCTCGCAGCAAAGCTCTGGATAAACCACTTCAGTTGGACGAGAACCACAAAGATAGAGCTTCGGAGGTTCCGCAGACtgtggagagacacagagctcCACCTGATGACTCGCGCTCTGACAGCATGAGCAGTTCCACTCATGAAAACCTCCAGTGTGTGTCAGGAGAGACGAGCCATGATGAGACACACTCTAATGATTCTCCACCAGCCAGCACTGATAGTCAAGGCCAGGGGGACAGTGAAGATG gaCTGCTGGGATCTGGGAAGACTTTCAGGAAGTCTTTTAGGAAGTCTCAGTCTATtcgggaggaggaggaggatccaGGAGATGCTGGTTTgaaggaagaagagcaggaagcagctgctgtcatcagAGACAGTGCTGAGATAGAGG ACTCAGTGATGGTACCAGCCGCAAACACTACCAACATTGGTTTGGACactctggaggaagaagaggaaaaagccAGATTCTTTGCCCAGCTCGAGGAAGGAGCCTCAGCAACTATAGATTACTCCAAGCTGAACAGGGAGCTGGACTCAACAAGTTCTACCATCGGAACAAGCCTCAG GAAAGCTGAGGAAGCAGTGGAACAGAGTGATGATGATCAGAGAAAGGCCAGAGTCACAGAGCCTGTCAGAGAGTCTCCAG CTTATACAGGCTCTCCACACTACAGTGAAGAttttgaggaagaggagaatggAAAAGAGCCACGGGAGGAG AAGTCTAAAATGTCTCCAGTTCTTGCCAAAG TTTCCCTCTATGATTCCCTGGATGACAACAGTGGAGACAACAGAAGGAAGGACACAGCAGGATCACTGGACAGAG GCCAGTCATATGTGCAGAGTGGGGGCTCAGAGATGGATGCTCTTCATGAGGCCTACAGACAGATCCACGCTGTGGAAGATTCAGATGACCATCATCACCATTATTTATCTCTGGAAGGGAGGGGGGCGATCAACAGACCTGTGTCTCCATCATCCCCCCCTCAGCATGCCAGACTGTCTCTTCAACCTGCTTCTACCAATGAGTCAG agCTCCCCACAGCAGAAGAGTTAATGAGACCCATCCGGCCAGAGGAGGACCATATGAGAGGCTTCACTCTCCAGCCTGTCAG TGCTGTAGTTGACCAAGAAAAGAAACCCCACTTATTGGAAAGGACTTTCCCAGATGTGACATCTCCAGAGTCACAACTGAAGCCACCAGGAGAGGCTGACCCCATTGCAGGGATAAAGGGAGCCAGGAGATTAAGGTCCCCAGACTCTCCCAACCTCAACCTGACATGGAgcatcagacaggaagtagagagGCTGATGCAGGATCAGGACAAATACTCGCCTTCCACATCCTCTCAGGCTGGCAAAGTTAAGAAACAACTG gccTCCCATGGCTCCACTGTTTCTCATCACTCTACATCTTCAGTGAGGAAACCCACTGTGGCTCCTGtgagaggcaggagaggagtggaggggggGACAGCAGTGATCAGCAGGTCAGCAGGACTCAGCAGAGCGACTGCAACCACCAGAGCCCAGCCTTCGATCTCCCGTCCTCTGCAGCAtccacagaaaagaaacaaatccACAAAGAGCCAAGAAAAGGATGACAACACAG ATCCAGGTCTAAAGGTGAGCAGTGAGCTGGTGGCATCTGTTCAGTCCTTAGTTACTGTCCTTCAACAGCAGATGATCACCAGCAGTCCTCAAGAtgctacagacacacaagaagCCAGACTGACGCATGATCTTCCAAAGGACAAT acagtggaggacagcTCTCTGGTGAAGGCGCTGAGAGTCCAGCTGGATCACAAAGAGAGGGAGCTGCAGGTGATGAAGGAAGGAGCAGAAGAGCTCCAGTCACTCAGACAACAAAACTACGTACTGCAGAGCAag CTGCGAAGTGCAGAAGAAGCCAGTGAGAAGAAGAGATGGGCTGAGGCCACTGACTCTGCTCGAGAGGAAAGACTTCAGCAGATGGATAAAGaaatcagagagcaggaggtgCTCCTGAAGGGTTACCAGCAG GAGAATGAGaagctgtatttgcaaatgaaGGCTCAGCAGGCCAAGAGTAAGGCCAATGAGGAGGTCATGTTTAATGAAAACCAGAGGCTGCTGAATGAGCTGGCTTTCACCAG GGAGAAGTTGAATAAAACCTCTAAGCCTGTGGGGAATGTCTGCTTAATGGATCACACTCAACGTATAACAGACTTGTTAGctcaaataaatacatttcag AGCAATGAGGCCACGCTGTCTGAGGACATTCGCAGACTGAAGCAAGAAAAGCAGGCTCTGGACGTAGACCTGCAGCtaatgaagaaagagagagacctAGCTAAAGCTCAGGCCATGTCTGCCTCAG GTGACAAGACTTTTGAGATGCGGGTATTAGAGGACaagcacagagaggaagtgacagCGCTGAAAAAGAAGCTGCAGTGGTTTGCTGAGaaccaggagctgctggacaGAGACGCAGGCAGACTGAAGGCTGCTACAGCTGAGATACAGCAGCTCAAAGAGCAG GTCGAGAAGCTGAAAATGGATGTGGGCAAAAGAAGCAGTGAGCAGCAAAGAAAGGCCAAagagagaacagtggacactAAAAAGATGCAGGACCTGGAGCGACAG GTCAAGGAGCTGGAGCAGGTACTAAGACATAGAAACCCAAACTCCCTGCCTGCTCTGATCTAcgctgcagccacagctggcAGTCCAGAGGATATGGACGCTGCCAAGACGTCCCCACCCAGCAGGATCAATGCCCTGCTGGAGCGCAGGATTCAGCGTCTGGAGGCCGAGCTGGAGAGTCACGATGAGGAGGCCAAGCGCAGCCTGCGGGCCATGGAACAGCAGTTCCACCGGATCAAG CTCCGTTACGAGCATCAGATCtcacagctggagcagcagctggaagcAGCAAATTCAGCACCTGGGACCGAGCCGTGGATGTCACAGGTTCGATCGCtggaggaagagctgcagcGTGTGAAGGAAACccagcaggagaaagagaaagtccACCAGGACCAGATCGagtctctccagcagcagctcaaacaaAAG GCCCACCCAAGTCCAGGTCGACACCAGCGTCAGGCCGAGGCCGCATTTGGCGTCCGAATCGAGCGGCTGAACCAAGAGCTCAGTGCCAAGACACGAAGCATTCAGGAGCTGAACCGCACTGTGGAGAGActgcagaaggagaggaggaacatgcTGTCTGTCCCCAACATAAGACCAGAAACCCGTTCTGCAGAGACCAGAGTGCAGCCAGGCCCAGCCAAAGCACTGGCTTCTGTTACTGCAGGAGAAACGTGTGGAGAGAAAGGAACGTTTCCAGCTGCTCATTACGAGAAGACCTACCAGCCCACTGTCTTCACAG GCAGTCATATCTCAGAGGTTCTGCAGGAGAACGAGGCTCTGAAGCAGCacgtggagctgctggagctgcagagtcagcaGGACAAGGAGGCATTAAAGGCTGATGCAGTACACGCCAAGGAGGAGCTGTGCAG GCTACAGGAGCAGTCCGCAGAGCAGCTGTCTGCTATAAAAGCAGAACACTTCAGGGTGTTAGACCAGCTGCGTGCCACCCATGCCCTGGAACACTCGTCCTCAAAGGTTGCTGAACTAGCCAATAAACTCAACACTCAGGAG GTCGTGGTGAAGCATTTGAAAGACCAGCTGAAAGAGCTGCAGGGAGCTAAAGAGGCTCTGACAATATCCAGGACCCGAGAGGACGCGCTGCAAAAGCAG CTGACCAGACTGCTGAAAGAGCTGAAGGAAGCTAAAGAAGCTCAGAGCCCAGAGGTGAAACTCCTGTGTAGCCTGGAGAGGAAGATCCTCAGCATGGAGCTCAGACACCAGGACCGAgagaaagagctgcagcag GTGATTGGGGGGTCATGGCAGGCATTAGATGCTGATCAGCAGTctaacagacacagagcagaggtggagcaCTGGAAGCGTCTGGCTCAGGAcaagagcagagagctggaggctTTCCGTCTGGAGCTGGACTCCATCCTGGACATCCTGAGACATCTCCAAAGACAGGGAGTGGTCCTGCCCATCACAGCCCCGCCTACCCAGAGACGTTAtgatgtgtgtcagtga